The nucleotide window TCCGATGTCCGCGATCGAAGTGCGCGACGTGCGCAAGCGCTTCCGTGCCGTGCAGGCGCTCGACGGCGTCGACCTGGACATCTACGAGGGCGAGTTCTTCGCGCTGCTCGGGCCGAACGGCGCTGGCAAAACGACCCTGATCAATACGTTGGCCGGCTTGTGCATTCCCGACAGCGGCGCGCTGCGGGTGAACGGCTTCGACGTGATCGCGCACTACCGGCAGGCGCGGCGGGCGCTCGGCGTGGTGCCGCAGGAACTCGTCTTCGACCCGTTCTTCAACGTGCGCGAGGCACTGGTCATCCAGTCCGGCTATTTCGGTCTGCGTCACAACGATGCCTGGATCGACGAG belongs to Betaproteobacteria bacterium and includes:
- a CDS encoding ABC transporter ATP-binding protein encodes the protein MSAIEVRDVRKRFRAVQALDGVDLDIYEGEFFALLGPNGAGKTTLINTLAGLCIPDSGALRVNGFDVIAHYRQARRALGVVPQELVFDPFFNVREALVIQSGYFGLRHNDAWIDEIIARLGLTSKARTNMRALSGGMKRRVLVALALVHKPPVIVLDEPTAGVDVELRQ